One window from the genome of Nicotiana sylvestris chromosome 9, ASM39365v2, whole genome shotgun sequence encodes:
- the LOC138878625 gene encoding secreted RxLR effector protein 161-like, which yields MEDSKEIDTPIAIATKFDIDEPGSSVDQKLYRELIGSLLYLTASRPDIVFSVGLCARFQANPKESHLTVVKRNLRYLKGTTDLCLWYPKGSNFNFVGYADADYAGILVDRKSTSGMTQFLGLCLVSWPTKKQNSVALSTAEAECVVAGSCCAQLLWIKQ from the coding sequence atggaagattccaaagaaattgacactcctaTTGCAATAGCTACAAAGTTcgatatagatgaacctggttcatctgtcgatcaaaagttgtatagggaaTTGATTGGCTCATTGTTGTATCTcactgctagcagacctgacattgttttcagtgtaggcCTTTGTGCAagatttcaggcaaatccaaaggagtctcacttgactgttgtcaagagaAATTTGAGATATCtaaaaggcaccactgatctttgcctttggtatccaaaaggtagtaatttcaattttgtgggatatgctgatgctgattatgcaggtattcttgtggataggaagagcacctcaggtatgacacAATTTCTTGGTTTATGTCTTGTGTCATGgcctactaaaaagcaaaattcagtggccctatctactgctgaagctgagtgTGTTGTTGCTGGttcatgttgtgctcaattgttgtggatcaaacagTAA